The sequence TTCGTGGGCGCGGATCGCGGGCTGGGTTTCCTCATTAGCGCCGCGCGCGGCCAGTTCGACACGGCGCTGGTGTTTGTGGCCGTCCTGGCCCTCATTACGATTGCCATGACGCTCTACGGCTGTGTGGCCCTGCTGGAAAAAGTTTTGCTGGCCTGGAAAGGCTAATCTCACTTCTGTAACTATCAAAGGAAAAACATCAACATGAAAAAGGCAATTTCTCTTCTACTCGCGCTCGCTGTTGCCGGGTGCGCCGGCAACACGCCTACTGCCGCTCCGCTGAACACGCTTCCCCCGGCAGAGACGGCTACCCCGACGATAGCGCCCACCGCGACTCCGATCCCGCACGTCAAGCTGGCCATGGGCTTCATCCCCGACATTCAGTTTGCGCCGTTCTACGTGGCCGCCGAGAAAGGTTACTTTGACGAGCAAGGCATTGAGATCGAATTTGTGACCATGTTCGAGAACGACTCGGTGCCGCTGATTGGCGCAAACGAGTTGCAGTTCGCCAATGTGAGCGCCGAGCAGGTGATTCAAGCGCGGGCGCAGGGCCTGCCCGTGACGTATGTTTTCGCCTGGTATCAAAAGTTTCCGATTGTGATCGCCTCCAAAGCCGGGGAGGGGATTGTGAATCCCGAAGGGTTGCGAGGCCGCACGGTGGGCCTGCCCGGTTTGTTTGGGGCCAGCTATATCGGCCTGCGCGCCCTGCTTGCTTCGCAAGGCATCCCCGAAAGCGATGTGCTATTGGAAGCCATCGGCTTCACGCAAGTTGAAGCCCTGACGGCGGATCAGGTGCAGGCGGTGGTGGGCTATGCCAGCAATGAGCCGGTGAAACTTAAAGCAACCGGCCAGGAGATCAACGTGATCAACGTGTCCGACTATGCTCAACTGGCCGGCAACGGGTTGGTGACCAACGAGCAAACGTTGACCGAGCATCCTGAACTGGTGCAGGGCATGGTGACGGCTTTGCTCAAAGGGTTGACCGACACGATTGCCGACCCGGATGAGGCCTTTGAAATTTCCAAGAAGTACGTGGAGACTCTGGCGACCGCCGACGAAGCGACCGCCGCCACCGCCCGCCAGGTTTTAGCCGCCTCGATTGAGTTGTGGCAAGCACCGGAACTTGGGGTGGCCGACCTGGGCCAGTGGGAGCAAACGCAAAATACGTTGTTGCAAATGGGGTTGATCACCGAGCCGGTTGATTTCAACGTGACGGTGACGAATGAATTTGTGAGGCCATAAAAAGAATCCACGAAGACACACGAAGTTCACTAAGATTTCCTTCGTGTGTCTTCGTGTCCTTGTGGATCAGACTTCTCGTGGTAGCGTAAAAAAGAACCGCGCCCCCTGCTCGGTTGCGCTCTCGACGCCGATTTGGCCGCCGTGCGCTTCGACGATGCCTTTGGCAATCGCCAGCCCCAGCCCGGCGCCGCCGGTGGCCCGGCTCCGCGATTTTTCGCCGCGATAAAACTGCTGGAAGATGAACGGCAAGTCTTCAGCCCGAATCCCTTCACCCGTATCTTGAATTTCAACCAGCACGCCTGCGGAAGATTTGGAGGCGCGCACTTGCACTTTGCCGCCCGCCGGAGTGTGGCGCAAGGCGTTGCTCACCAGGTTCGCCACCACCTGGCCGATTCGGCGCGTGTCAATCAGGATCGGGTCAACCCCTGGGGCGGCGCTCCCTTCGAGAGTCACGCCCTGCCGGGCCGCCAACTCGGAGAAGCTCTCGATGGTGTCGGAGATCAAGTCTGAGAGCGAGCCTGGGTGGCGCGAGAGTTGCAGGCCGCCGGCGTCAATCTGCGCCATTTGAAAGAGATCGTCAATCAACAAAGAGAGTGAGCGGATGTCTCTCTGCATCGTCGTCAGGTAGCGTTTGACGGTGTCGGCGTCGTCCACCATGCCGTCGGCCAGGGCTTCCACCATCGCCCGGATCGAGGCCAGCGGCGTGCGCAAGTCGTGGCCCACCCAGGCGATCAGGTCGCGCCGCAGGGTGTCCAACTCCTCCTGCTTTTTGATGGCGGTTTCGATCTGGGCGGCCATGGTGTTGAAGGTGCGGGCCAGGTCGGCCAGTTCGTCACTGCCCGTCACTGGCACGCGAGTCGCCAGGTCGCCTTCGGCGACGCTATTGGCCGCCTGATTCAAAACCACGATCCGGTCGGTCAGGGCCTCGGAGAGAAAGTATCCCAACGAAATGGCGATGCCCCCGGCGAACACCAGCAGGACGGTCGCCAGCAACAAGTCGTGCAGACTGGCAAACATCAGCCGCGCCGTCAGCCAGACATTGAAAAACGTCAACAGGCTGGAGAGCGCATAGCCGCCCAGCACGGTAAGGCGGATGCGCGGCGAGCGGCTGATCCAGCCGAGCCGGTACGCGCCGTAACCGGCGGCCACCGAGATCATGGCCGTGATGGTGAGGAAGAGCGCCATCAGCCCGATCTCGTTCACCGGCGGACTCATGAGCAAATAAAAGATGCCGAGCGAGACGAGGACAGCCAGGGCCACGCCGCCGGCCGAGCGCAACATCAGCGATGGTTTGTGGGAGGGGCGATCAGAGAGAGTGGTGTCCATTTACAACCCTTGAAACGACAACGTCAAACTTCAAGAGATAGGCTTGTCGTTTGACGTTTGACGAGTGACGTTTTGCGCCTCACGGCTCAAACTTGTATCCGACTCCCCACACCGTCAAAATATGTTTCGGGTCGGAGGGGTCGGGTTCGATCTTCTCGCGCAGGCGGCGCATGTGAACGGTGACGGTGCTGGGGTCAATGTACTCGGCCAGGCCCCACACGCGCTCCAGCAGTTGATCGCGGGTGAACACCTGGCGCGGGTGGCGGGCCAGCACCCACAGCAGATCAAATTCTTTGGCGGTGAGCATTTTCTCCTCGCCGTTTATCTCCACCAACCGGGTCTGTGGATCGATCTGGATGTCGTCGAAGACCAGAGCCTGCTCCTGGGCGCTCACCGCCGGAGGCCGCGCCCGCCGCAAAACCGCCTTCACCCGGCTCACCAGCTCCTGCGGGCTAAAGGGCTTCACCACGTAATCGTCAGCGCCCATTTCCAAGCCGGCAATACGGTCAGCCTCTTCGCGCCGGGCGGTGAGCATAATGATGGGCACGTCACCTTGCAACCGTAGCCATCGCGTCAACTCCAGGCCGCCCAGCTTGGGCAACATCAGGTCGAGCACTACCAGGTCGGGCAGGCCGCGCTCCAGCATGGCTTTGGCCGCCAACCCGTCGGTTGCCACCGTCACCTGAAACCCGGCGCGCTTAAGATACAGGCTCACCACCTCACTGATACTCGGCTCATCTTCCACCACCAGCACAGTCATTTCGGCCATCGCTCACCCGTTGTCATGGAGTCAACAGCGCCGCCGCAAAGGCGACGCTAAACTGCCGGCACCACACGACCACCGATTTATACACCGATAAGTCGGTTCCTGCTGGAATAGCGTACTCCTGCGAACCCGAAGCACTCGCCAACGCGCCAAGATATAACAACGGCGAGTTGTTCACAACGCCGCTAAAGCTGACGTAATCCAGCGTCACCTCGCTCGCGCCGGAAAGAATGACAAACAAATCCGGCCCCTGACTAAGGTTGAAGTCGTCGCTGAGTCGCAGAACGCCCGTCGTGGGATCAAGCGTGTACGATCCGGTGACCGCCACCTCCTGTTTGAAGAACTGGCCGGACAGTAGCGGCTTTGACTCTGTTTGAGCAACCGTAGGCGGGGCCGGGGAAGCCGCCTCTTGAGGGGGCGCCGTTTCGGTGACAATCACCGAATTGGCCGGGACCTGAGTCGAAACGGCGGGGCTGGGCAGAGTCGGGGCGCGGGTGGGGAGCGCGGCGGCGGGAGCGCCGCACGCGGCCAGCAGAGCCATCCAACAGATCAATCCGAGTTTTGCAAAACGCATGAGTCTTACAACCTCTCCTGAAAAAGCTGGCTCCAGTGTAGGCAGTAAAACTTACGGAAGTATTAATAATCTTGCTTCGGATATCTTATCTGTACAGAGAGCAAAAAACCAGAACGCGGATTTCGCGGACGCTTCGCACGCGGATGAACGCAGATAAAACCCTAAAAGAGATCGGCGAAAATCCGCGTCCATCAGCGTTTATCTGCGTTCTAAAAAACCGGCCTATGCTGTTGCATTTTCGGTTGTAGATCCAGATCGGAAGGCGCTTTTGGGTCTAGCGCGCCCGCAACCGTTTGAGGTGGCTGAACCCCACCAGCCTTTGTCCTCGCTCGTCCCAAAGCTTCAACGACACCGCCCTCAAACTTTCCCAGAAGGTGACGATGGTAACATGCTGGAAGAGCGGATTCTCTTTGTAACACTTCTCCAGGTTGTAGTTGGGAATGCGCGGGCTGAGGTGATGAATATGATGGAAGCCGATGTTGCCGGTGAACCACTGCAACACTTTGGGGAGTTTATAGTAGGAACTGCCCTGCAAAGCGGCGGCGGCGTACTGCCACTCCGGGTGGTCTTTCCAATACGTGTCTTCAAACTGGTGTTGAATGTAGAACATCCACACGCCTGCGGTGGAGGCCAGCCAGATGACGGGCAGTTGGATCATGAGATATTCCTTGAAGCCCATCGTTGCGCCCAGCACGAGGGCAATGGCCAACATCGCCAAATTGGTGAGATGCAGGTTGACTTTCTCGCGCTTGCCGGAGTGCGGCGAGATAAAGCGGTGGGCGACGACGAAGACGTACAGCGGCCCCAGGCCGAACATCACAAACGAACTGCGATAGACTCGATAGCCCAGCCGCTTCCACCACGGCGACTGCCGGTATTCTTCCACCGTCATCGTGTACACATCGCCCACCCCGCGCCGATCCAGGTCGCCAGACGAAGCGTGGTGGATGGCGTGCTCGCGCCGCCACTGCAAATACGGCGTGAAGGTGAGAATCCCGGCAGCCGTGCCGATGATTTCGTTGGCTTTATTCGACTTGAAGAACGAGCCGTGGCCGCAATCGTGCAGGATGATGAAGATGCGGACCAGCAAACCGGCAGTGGGCACGGCCAGGGCCAGCGTCAGCCAGTACGAGACCGACAGACTCCAGTACATCAGCGCCCAGGCCAGCAGGTAAAGCCCAAACGTGTTGACGATCTGCCAGATGCTTCTGCCCAGGTGCGGGTTCTGGTATTGGGCCACCAGGGCCTGCCACGACTCATGAGCTTTCTTGAAAGTTTCGTTGTTAATTGAGGGGATCACAAGTTACTCCTTTAAAGTGTTGAGCGCCACATGTCTGGCGCGTGAGCAAGTATTCTACCACTGCGACCCGCCTGCCCGCCGAAATTTTTTCTAAATGTATAATCATCAAATCATCACGCCTGTTTGATGGAGCGACCATGCCCGCCCGAAATCCTTTTCAAAAAGTTTCCGCCGCCCCCACCAATCCGCACCCGAAGGGTGGCAAGACCAAGCTGTTTGACGTGGCCGATTTGTACAAAGGGCCGGCCGCCGACGCGGCCCCCACTGCCGACGGCGGCCTGCCCCTGGATGAGAAATTGCGGCAGGCCTATTTCTGGATCGTCAACCACGCCATCATCAGCCCGCACTACGACATCGAATACAACGACGGGCCGCACCAAACGTTCACCTTTGGCGACAGCAAGGCCAGAGTCAACCTGCCGTCGGGCCAGAGCTATTCGAGCTTTGTGCTTCTGCCCCTGCTGAACTTTGCCGTGCGCCGCCGCTGTTTGCTTGTTGGCGGGCCGGGGCGCGGCAAAACGTCGAGCGCGATTCTGATGGCGGTGCTGGCCGGCTACAGCCTCAAAGACATCAAGCGCGGCATCCAGCACGGCCAGCCGCAAATGACGATCTCCGACCTGCTGGGCAACCCCCTGCCCGCCGACCTGGTCAACGCCAAAAGCATGGACGAGATTCGCATCTCGTGGCGCAAGTGGCTGAGCATGAGAATCAAAATCATTGACGAGTACAACCGCATTCCCACCCGCACCCAGAGCGCCCTGCTGACGGTGATGGGCGACAACTACGCCGAGATTCTGGATCAGATTTACGAGTGCCCGGAGTCGGCCTGGTATCTCACCGCCAACGACGACGCCGGCGGCGGCACGTATCAAGTCATCGAAGCTTTGCGCGACCGGATTGACGTGGTGGTGAAGACTCTGCATTTCAACAATCGCTTCCTCAACGAACTGCTGACCCGCATCGAAGAAGGCATCGAGCCGGCTCAGGTCGTTCCGAGGGACATCATCTTCACTGAGGCCGAGATTGACCGGATGAGCAAAGAGATTCTGGAGGTGACTCTGCCACCGGAAATTCGCCGCCGCCTGGAGTTTTTCGCCAGCCAGTTTGAATTTCTCGAACCGGCCGCCGAGCAGTTGGAATACAAGACCAAAGACACGGCCAAGCTGGCCGGGGCCGACTTCAACACCCTCTCGGCCAGTGAGACCGGCAAAGACCGGGTGAAGGATTTGGGGAGCCAGACACGCAACGGCTTCTCGGTGCGGGCGCTGATGACGGCGCTGGTGTTCGTCAAGGCCATGGCTTATTTCCGGGGCAACCGGGAGGTGGACATCAACGACGTTCGCCAGATCATGCCCTTTGTTCTGCACGACAAACTGCAACTCAACCCCGAGTCGCCGTTTTTTGAAGCGCCGGGCAATGCCGTGTATCGTATTGATCGTGTCGGTTGGATTCGCAAGCTCTTCGATCTGGCTTGCGCCGAGTATGACGGGCTGAATCTTGACAAGGACGATCCGCTGGCGGGACTCGAAACTGAATTTGAAGCCGGGCTGGAGGGCGTGACCGAGGCCGAGGCCCGCAGTCGCTTGGTGAAGATCGAACGTCTGCTGGCCGAATGGAGCAAGGGCCGCAAACTCTACGGCCATGTGTTTGACGATGTGTTGAAGCTGAAGTATTTGCACCAGAGGTATACGAATTACCTCAAGTGGTTGAAATACAAATGATTTTGATCCACAGATTTACGCAGATTTTCACAGACGGATTAAACAAATCTGCGCTAATCTGTGTAAATCTGTGGATAACAAAAAATGAATGCTCTAGCCGCCTACCTTCCTCAAGACCGTCTCCGTGCCCTCGCCCGCGGTGAAACCCTGCCCGACCGCACGGCCGGCTCCGCGCTATTTGCCGACATCTCCGGCTTCACACCATTGACCGAAGCCTTGCGTGACTCGCTCGGCCCGCGACGCGGCGCGGAAGAATTGACCAGGCATCTCGATGCCGTGTACACCGCCCTCATCGCCGAAATCGAAAAGTATGGCGGCAGTGTCATCGGCTTTGCAGGAGATGCGATTACTTGCTGGTTCGACGATGCGCATGGTCAAGCCGCGCCGCGCGCGACGGCGTCCGCGTTCGCGCTACAAAAAGCGATGCAGGCATTCACGGCGATCGCTTTGCCCAATGGCTCAACGACGGCGCTGACCTTGAAGGTCGCGGTCGCCACTGGCTCTGCGCGCCGTTTCGTGGTGGGCGACCCAAAGATCAACTATCTGGACGCATTGGCTGGCGCGGCGGTGGCTCGTACATCCACAGGGGAGCATCTTGCAAATAAAGGTGATGTGCTCCTAGACGAAGCCACCGTGGACGCGATTGGTGAATCATTGACAATCAAAGAATGGCGCAGCGATGCCCAGAACGGTGAGCGCTTTGCAGTGGCCACACAATTCGCAAGTGAATCAAACACACCTGCATTACCTGCAACCTCGCGCCCACCTGCCGCAAACAAATTGCGTGTGTGGATGCACCAACTTGTGTATGAGCGCGAAATATCTGGGCAAGGCTCCTTCCTCACCGAGTTCCGGCCATGCGCGGTGTCGTTTGTGCGCTTTGTGGGGATTGATTACGACGCGGACGACGCGCAAGCCCAACTCGATTCATTCATCCGGCAACTGCAAGGCATTACGGCCCGTTACGACGGCGCTGTCCTGCAACTCACCATTGGCGACAAGGGCAGTTACATCTACGTCAACTTTGGAGCGTTATCCGCGCATGAGGATGATGCGCGGCGGGCGGTGAGGGCGGCTTTGGAGTTGAGGAAGAAAACGGAGTTGCAATTGCAGATGGGGATTACGCAAGGCGTGATGCGCGTGGGGGCGTATGGCGGCGCGACGCGGAGAACATACGGAGCGTTGGGCGATGAAGTCAATCTCGCGGCGCGCTTGATGAGCAATGCGGCGGTGGGTGAAATTCTATTGGGTGGACAAATTCAGAAGACGACGGCGAATGATTTTGTTTCCGAGCCGCGCCCGCCGTTGCCGATGAAAGGCAAGGCGGAACCGTTGCCTGTGTTCGCGGTGACGGGGGAACGACAACAACGGGCGATTCGATTGCAAGAACCCACATACGCTTTGCCGATGGTTGGACGCGAAAAAGAATTACAAATTACCAATGACAAATTAGATTTAGCACTTGAAGGTAAAGGGCAGGTCATTGGTATCGTGGCAGAGGCAGGCATGGGCAAGTCCCGACTCGTGGCGGAGGCGATCCGCGTTGCGCGCAAAAAGGGATTCGCTGGTTATGGCGGAGCCTGTCAATCGGATGCGGTCAATACGCCCTATCAAACATGGAAATCCATTTGGTCAGCGTTCTTTGATGTGGACCCCTCTGCGCCGTTGAAAAAACAAATCCGTTTGCTTGAAGGTGAAATTGAAGACCGCGCGCCTGAGCGCATGCAAGCCCTGCCGTTGTTGGGCATTCTGTTGAATCTCGAGATCCCCGACAATGATTTTACGAAAACGCTCGAACCGAAATATCGCCAGAGCGCCTTGCGGGCATTGCTGGAGGATTGTCTGCGCGCGGCGGCGAAGGATGAACCGTTGCTGATCGTCATCGAAGACCTGCACTGGATTGACGCGCTCTCGCACGACCTGACCGAAGAACTGGCGCGCGCGCTGAGCGACAGCCGTGTGTGTTTCGTGCTGGCGTATCGCCCGCCGCAACTAGCGCGGCTGGAAGCGCCGCGGCTCGAAGCCATGTCGAACTTCACCAGGATCGAATTACATGAACTGAACGCGACCGAAGCCGAGGGCGCCATTCGCGCCAAACTGGCGCAGTTGTACCCCGCCCGCAGTGGCGCGGTGCCGCCCATGCTGGTGGAGAAACTGATGGCGCGCTCACAGGGCAATTCGTTCTATCTGGAAGAACTCCTCAACTTTTTGCGCGACCGCGGACTCGACCCGCGCGATGCCGCTGACCTGAACAAAATCGAACTACCCGATAGTTTGCACACGCTCATCCTCAGCCGCATTGACACGCTCACTGAAAGAGAGAAGACGACGCTTCGCGTGGCCAGTATCGTCGGGCGGTTGTTCCGCGCCGATTGGCTGACGGGTTATTATCC comes from Chloroflexota bacterium and encodes:
- a CDS encoding ABC transporter substrate-binding protein; translated protein: MKKAISLLLALAVAGCAGNTPTAAPLNTLPPAETATPTIAPTATPIPHVKLAMGFIPDIQFAPFYVAAEKGYFDEQGIEIEFVTMFENDSVPLIGANELQFANVSAEQVIQARAQGLPVTYVFAWYQKFPIVIASKAGEGIVNPEGLRGRTVGLPGLFGASYIGLRALLASQGIPESDVLLEAIGFTQVEALTADQVQAVVGYASNEPVKLKATGQEINVINVSDYAQLAGNGLVTNEQTLTEHPELVQGMVTALLKGLTDTIADPDEAFEISKKYVETLATADEATAATARQVLAASIELWQAPELGVADLGQWEQTQNTLLQMGLITEPVDFNVTVTNEFVRP
- a CDS encoding response regulator transcription factor; this encodes MAEMTVLVVEDEPSISEVVSLYLKRAGFQVTVATDGLAAKAMLERGLPDLVVLDLMLPKLGGLELTRWLRLQGDVPIIMLTARREEADRIAGLEMGADDYVVKPFSPQELVSRVKAVLRRARPPAVSAQEQALVFDDIQIDPQTRLVEINGEEKMLTAKEFDLLWVLARHPRQVFTRDQLLERVWGLAEYIDPSTVTVHMRRLREKIEPDPSDPKHILTVWGVGYKFEP
- a CDS encoding AAA family ATPase, which encodes MPARNPFQKVSAAPTNPHPKGGKTKLFDVADLYKGPAADAAPTADGGLPLDEKLRQAYFWIVNHAIISPHYDIEYNDGPHQTFTFGDSKARVNLPSGQSYSSFVLLPLLNFAVRRRCLLVGGPGRGKTSSAILMAVLAGYSLKDIKRGIQHGQPQMTISDLLGNPLPADLVNAKSMDEIRISWRKWLSMRIKIIDEYNRIPTRTQSALLTVMGDNYAEILDQIYECPESAWYLTANDDAGGGTYQVIEALRDRIDVVVKTLHFNNRFLNELLTRIEEGIEPAQVVPRDIIFTEAEIDRMSKEILEVTLPPEIRRRLEFFASQFEFLEPAAEQLEYKTKDTAKLAGADFNTLSASETGKDRVKDLGSQTRNGFSVRALMTALVFVKAMAYFRGNREVDINDVRQIMPFVLHDKLQLNPESPFFEAPGNAVYRIDRVGWIRKLFDLACAEYDGLNLDKDDPLAGLETEFEAGLEGVTEAEARSRLVKIERLLAEWSKGRKLYGHVFDDVLKLKYLHQRYTNYLKWLKYK
- a CDS encoding tetratricopeptide repeat protein, whose amino-acid sequence is MNALAAYLPQDRLRALARGETLPDRTAGSALFADISGFTPLTEALRDSLGPRRGAEELTRHLDAVYTALIAEIEKYGGSVIGFAGDAITCWFDDAHGQAAPRATASAFALQKAMQAFTAIALPNGSTTALTLKVAVATGSARRFVVGDPKINYLDALAGAAVARTSTGEHLANKGDVLLDEATVDAIGESLTIKEWRSDAQNGERFAVATQFASESNTPALPATSRPPAANKLRVWMHQLVYEREISGQGSFLTEFRPCAVSFVRFVGIDYDADDAQAQLDSFIRQLQGITARYDGAVLQLTIGDKGSYIYVNFGALSAHEDDARRAVRAALELRKKTELQLQMGITQGVMRVGAYGGATRRTYGALGDEVNLAARLMSNAAVGEILLGGQIQKTTANDFVSEPRPPLPMKGKAEPLPVFAVTGERQQRAIRLQEPTYALPMVGREKELQITNDKLDLALEGKGQVIGIVAEAGMGKSRLVAEAIRVARKKGFAGYGGACQSDAVNTPYQTWKSIWSAFFDVDPSAPLKKQIRLLEGEIEDRAPERMQALPLLGILLNLEIPDNDFTKTLEPKYRQSALRALLEDCLRAAAKDEPLLIVIEDLHWIDALSHDLTEELARALSDSRVCFVLAYRPPQLARLEAPRLEAMSNFTRIELHELNATEAEGAIRAKLAQLYPARSGAVPPMLVEKLMARSQGNSFYLEELLNFLRDRGLDPRDAADLNKIELPDSLHTLILSRIDTLTEREKTTLRVASIVGRLFRADWLTGYYPDLGAPTRVQADLEGLAQIDITPLDSPEPELAYLFKHIVTHEVTYESLPFATRAQLHEQLAQYLETIAAPVETIAHHYGQSHNSAKQREYFQKAGDVAQAAFANEAALDHYARLLPLLAEPREQIDLHLKRGDLFSLMGQWAEAETDYHTALALAETAPDPAATARCQQALGALLHLRGDYDAALAWLVQARAGCEALDDRARVGETLIEMGIVSWRKGEYADAHGHLEKGLASARAVGDQHEAARALNILGSVFFDQGDYAAARALYEESLALTRQMGDKRGIAASLNNLGLVAGVQGDSAAAWALYEESLALVREMGDKWGIAICLNNLGSVAGEQGDYAAALALHEESLALRRQIGDKLGIATSFNDLGNVANYQGDSAAARALHEEGLALYREMGDKRGIMFSLFHLGLVAVEQQDYIRARALHAESLTQAREMGEKLVVVYNLAGLAAVAVGVGAAWRAARLAAAAETLLAVIKGTIESLARRQFERTLAAARATLGEEAFNAAWAEGQAMSLDDAIALALTPPE
- a CDS encoding fatty acid desaturase, translating into MIPSINNETFKKAHESWQALVAQYQNPHLGRSIWQIVNTFGLYLLAWALMYWSLSVSYWLTLALAVPTAGLLVRIFIILHDCGHGSFFKSNKANEIIGTAAGILTFTPYLQWRREHAIHHASSGDLDRRGVGDVYTMTVEEYRQSPWWKRLGYRVYRSSFVMFGLGPLYVFVVAHRFISPHSGKREKVNLHLTNLAMLAIALVLGATMGFKEYLMIQLPVIWLASTAGVWMFYIQHQFEDTYWKDHPEWQYAAAALQGSSYYKLPKVLQWFTGNIGFHHIHHLSPRIPNYNLEKCYKENPLFQHVTIVTFWESLRAVSLKLWDERGQRLVGFSHLKRLRAR
- a CDS encoding DM13 domain-containing protein, with translation MRFAKLGLICWMALLAACGAPAAALPTRAPTLPSPAVSTQVPANSVIVTETAPPQEAASPAPPTVAQTESKPLLSGQFFKQEVAVTGSYTLDPTTGVLRLSDDFNLSQGPDLFVILSGASEVTLDYVSFSGVVNNSPLLYLGALASASGSQEYAIPAGTDLSVYKSVVVWCRQFSVAFAAALLTP
- a CDS encoding HAMP domain-containing protein: MDTTLSDRPSHKPSLMLRSAGGVALAVLVSLGIFYLLMSPPVNEIGLMALFLTITAMISVAAGYGAYRLGWISRSPRIRLTVLGGYALSSLLTFFNVWLTARLMFASLHDLLLATVLLVFAGGIAISLGYFLSEALTDRIVVLNQAANSVAEGDLATRVPVTGSDELADLARTFNTMAAQIETAIKKQEELDTLRRDLIAWVGHDLRTPLASIRAMVEALADGMVDDADTVKRYLTTMQRDIRSLSLLIDDLFQMAQIDAGGLQLSRHPGSLSDLISDTIESFSELAARQGVTLEGSAAPGVDPILIDTRRIGQVVANLVSNALRHTPAGGKVQVRASKSSAGVLVEIQDTGEGIRAEDLPFIFQQFYRGEKSRSRATGGAGLGLAIAKGIVEAHGGQIGVESATEQGARFFFTLPREV